The Amycolatopsis coloradensis sequence ATCAGCGCCGCGAGCTTCCCCGCAACAGCGACTGGGGCGGTCACCATCTGGCGATCCACGTCACGGACGTCGACGCCGCCGCGGCCTATCTGCGAGCCCAACCGGGTGTCCGGGTCCTCGGCGACCCGGAGACGATCACCGACGGGCCGATCGCGGGAGATCGGTGGGTGTACTTCGTGGCGCCGTGGGGGATGCAGCTGGAGTTGATCAACATCCCCGCGGGCGCGCCGTTCGAACAGGAGACCGCCGCGCGCCCGTACCAGTCCGACCGGCCATGGTCCAATCACTGAGGAGCAGCATGACCGAACCATCCGCGCTCGTTCCCGCCGGCCACGGGCCGACGACCTGGTTCGACGGCAATGTCTACACCGTGAAGGCGAGCGCCGAGAGTACCAACGGCGCCATGTCCGTCCTGGAGTCCTCGATCCTGCCGGGAAGCGGTCCGCCGCTGCACGTCCACACGCAGGAGGACGAGGCGTTCTACGTCCTGTCCGGCCAGCTGAGTTTCACCGTCGGCGACGAGCAGTTCCTGGGCAAGGCGGGGGATTTCGTGCTCGTCCCCCGCGGCACCCCGCACTGCTTCAAGAACATCAGCGCCCACGTCGCTCACACGATCTTCGTCTACACCCCCGCCGGGTTCGAGAAGTTCTTCCAGGAGGCGGGAGATCCGGCCGTGCCGGGTATGCCGGTCCCGAAGTGGGGACCGGCGGAGTTCGAACGGGCGGCGGAGATCGCCGTCCGCCACGGCTGGGAGGGACCGAGGACAGGGCAGGAGGCCGGTCGGTGAGCCTCACTTCCTCCCCGCTCCCGGCCACGGTCCCGGTGTCTCGGCGGGCAGTTCGGCCTGCTCGACCTCGGTGCGGAACAGCCGGAAGCCGCGTGCCTGGTAGTTCTTGAGCGCGGCCGGGCCGTCCGTGGTGCAGGTGTGGACCGTGACGCGGCGCGTCGTCGCCTTGCCCGGCCAGCGCTCCGCGAGCGCCCAGGCCTCCCGCAGCGCGACGGTCAGCAGGTGCCCGCCGACGCCCTTGCCGACAAAGGACGACATCAGGCCGAAGTACGCGAGCTCGACTTCGCCGTCCACAGTGCCGTCGAGTTCGAAGTAGCCGCACGGCGTCCCCTGTGCGTAGGCCACCCAGGTCTCGACGCCCGGCCTGTCCAGCCACTCGACCCACTGTGCCCACGTCCAGCCGAGCCGGTCGATCCAGAACCAGTCGCCGCCGACCGCGGTGTAGAGATAGCGGTTCAGTTCCGGGCTGACCAGCTCGGCACGGGTGACCGTCACCGGGACGGCCGGCGGTTTCGCGGCGCTCAGGTCGTCCGGTGAGGTCTGCTCGAGGTGCCAGGTCGTGATCTCCATACGGCGATCATTTCAGCCAGACCCGCAGCGGCCCCAGGGCCGTGTAGCCGTTGCGGAGGGCGGCGTCGAGATCTTCGCCGTGCTCGTAACCGGTGATCGGCAAGCCGGGGAAGCTCGCCGCGACGGCCGAGGTCGCGCCGCGCCAGGCGTCGTCCAGGTCGCCTTGAGTGTACAAATTGGACAGTCCGGCGAAGTCGCCGTCCCGGTTGGCCGTCACCCCGGCGACCCCGTTCGACCACAGGGCGACGGACGGATCTTCGAACCGGTCGCCGACCCGGGCCCAGCCCGGTTCGAGCGGCAGCCGAACCGTGCGGGTGATCCAGGTGGCCTCGAAGAGCACCTCGAAGCCCGCCTGCGAAAGATCCAGGCAGCCGAAGCTGTCCTTGACCGCACAGCCCGGCGAAGTGTCGATCCCGTCCAGCACCTCCGCCGCCGTCGCGTCCGGCGTCAGGGTCATCGCGTCGGGGTACAACGGCGGTGTCCGGCGCGCCGACTTCCAGACGCGGGCGGTGAAAGTGCCCGTCCGGCATGCCGTGTCGCACCAGCGGGCGTTGACCCGCACGGCGTCCGCTACACCCGCGCGAACCACAGCACGTCCGGCTCCCCTTGCGGCACTGGGATCTTCAGCTCGCGCACCTCACCGAAACGCGCCCGGAGCCGCTTCGCGAACGACGGCACCGACTCGGCGCTCCACACTCCGAGCACTCCGCCGGGCCGAAGCCGTGCGGCGAGCATGTCGAGGCCTTCGTCCCGGTACAGCTTCGCGTTCCCGTCGGTGACCGTCCACTCAGGACCGTTGTCGATGTCTAGGCACAGCGCGTCGAACCGTTCTTCCGTCCGGCGCAACCACTTCACCAGATCGGCCTCGACGACGGTGACCCGGTCGTCGGACAGGGCGTCGTCGTGGACCTCCCGGAGCGGGCCCTCCCGGTTCCAGCCGATCACGGCGGGCTCGCGCTCGACGACCACGATCTCGCCGACACCGGGATGGTCCAGCGCGGCGCGCAGCGAATAGCCGACGCCGAGGCCGCCGATCAGCATGCGTGCCTTGCCCGGCACCAGGTCCGCCGCCACCGACACGAGCAACCGTTCGGATTCACCGTTCCGGGTGTCCATCAGGAAGACGCCGT is a genomic window containing:
- a CDS encoding VOC family protein; amino-acid sequence: MTRRRGIPGARAVHHVAYTVPDLEQAIEFFVEVIGAELIYTEGPVQDREGDWMTRKLAVDAAAVARVAMLRLGPVTNLELFEYTAPDQRRELPRNSDWGGHHLAIHVTDVDAAAAYLRAQPGVRVLGDPETITDGPIAGDRWVYFVAPWGMQLELINIPAGAPFEQETAARPYQSDRPWSNH
- a CDS encoding quercetin 2,3-dioxygenase, with protein sequence MTEPSALVPAGHGPTTWFDGNVYTVKASAESTNGAMSVLESSILPGSGPPLHVHTQEDEAFYVLSGQLSFTVGDEQFLGKAGDFVLVPRGTPHCFKNISAHVAHTIFVYTPAGFEKFFQEAGDPAVPGMPVPKWGPAEFERAAEIAVRHGWEGPRTGQEAGR
- a CDS encoding GNAT family N-acetyltransferase; protein product: MEITTWHLEQTSPDDLSAAKPPAVPVTVTRAELVSPELNRYLYTAVGGDWFWIDRLGWTWAQWVEWLDRPGVETWVAYAQGTPCGYFELDGTVDGEVELAYFGLMSSFVGKGVGGHLLTVALREAWALAERWPGKATTRRVTVHTCTTDGPAALKNYQARGFRLFRTEVEQAELPAETPGPWPGAGRK
- a CDS encoding spermidine synthase; the encoded protein is MTDVLDKVAGKSGELVLRRAGADFEVIANGVFLMDTRNGESERLLVSVAADLVPGKARMLIGGLGVGYSLRAALDHPGVGEIVVVEREPAVIGWNREGPLREVHDDALSDDRVTVVEADLVKWLRRTEERFDALCLDIDNGPEWTVTDGNAKLYRDEGLDMLAARLRPGGVLGVWSAESVPSFAKRLRARFGEVRELKIPVPQGEPDVLWFARV